The DNA window CGACGGGGGAGGGAAGTCCATGTCGTCGCTGATGCCGTAGCGGATCACCAGCTCCCCGACGACGAAGAACCCCGCGGCGCCGACGGCGCCGCGGAGCAGGCGAGCACCGGTCATCCGCTTGAGGCGGGCGCCGCGATCACGGACTTCACGTCGATCGGGCTCTTGAGGTACCCGTACTCGAGCATGAGGTCGGCCACCTTCTGCAGGCGGTTGGTGTTGAGCTCACTCGGATAGGTGCCGAGCGTGATCACGGACGCCGTCTTGGCGTCGATCTTGGTGTACTTCGGCAGCATGGCCTCGATCTCCTTGCGGTCGCTGGAGGCGAGCTGCTGGGCCTTGGCGATCGCGCGCTGGAAGGCGGCGAGCGTCTTCGGGTACTTCTGCACCCACTCCTCGGTGGCCATCCAGCCGGCGATCGGCAGGTCCTCGGTCTGGCCGGTCATGGTGTCGGCCAGCTTGCGGAAGCCGTTGGCGCTCTGGTTGGCGGTGATGAACGGCTCGGTGATCCAGCCCGCGTCGGCCTGGCCGGCCTTGATCGCGTTGCCCATCTCGGGGAACGGCTTCTCCGCGAACTTCACGTCGTCCTTGGAGAGACCGGCGACCTTGAGCTGCGTCTCGACGGCGAGGGTGGCGATGTTGTTCAGGTTGTTGACGAAAATCGTCTTGCCCTTGAGGTCGGCCACCGTCTTGATGGGCGAGTTGCTCGGCACCATGATGACGAAGCAGTTGGCGCCGGCCTGGTACATGTCGGCGACGAGCTTGATCTTCTTGCCGCCGGCGACGGCCGCGAAGGTCGAGACGTAGTTCGTCTGCGAGATGTCGAGCTGGCCGCTCTCGATCATCGGGACGGCCACGGCGCCACCGGTGATCGGCGTGGGCTCGACCGTGAGGCCCTCTTCCTTGAAGAAGCCCTTGGCCTGCGCGATGTAGAGCGATACAGGGTCAGGGATCGGAAGAGCACCGATCTTAATGGTGGTTTTCTCCAAGCCCTTGCTGTTGGCTGACGTGGTGCCACCGTCGTCGGATCCGCCGCAGCCGGCAAGCGTCAGAGCGACTGTGACGCCGAGTGCGACGGCGTAACAGCGCAGTTTGCGTGTCATGGGGGGTTCTCCTACCAGGGGGAAGCTTCTGGAGATCGGCACAGGATACCGGGCGTGAAGCGTAGCGGAAGGGGACGCCGGAAGGTCGGCGCAATGCCGCGTATATGCTGTTTATCTGTCAAATATGACTGTAAACGGCTATAGATGTAAATATGGGGATAAAGACCGTTTATGGACTGAATGTCCGGATTGATGCGCCGGTTGCGCTCCGTGTCCAAGGGCTTGCCATGTGAACAATGTGTGAGTTGGAACGGTTGAAAACTGGCGATACGTTGGCCTAACTATGAGGTTTGTGCTCAAATTGGGCCTCGAACTTGCCTGCGATCACTCGTGCGAGAGACGAAGCCGCTGAGACCCCCACAAAGCAGGCCATGGCGAGAGGTTGCCACCAGTGAGGACAACAACGACCGACACCGGTCGTGGTAGGGCCCCGGACGTGCCCGAAAAGTCAGTGGGCGGCGAGGTGCCAGAGGTTCAGCTGCCCAAGTCGGGCAGCCCGCTCGCGCTGCGCAACTGGCGTGTACGAACCCGCCTGATCGCCCTCATCGCCATCCCCACGATCGTGGCCGTCGTGCTGGGCGCGCTCCGCGTCACCAGCTCGATCGGCAGCGCCCAGCAGTACCAGGTCGTCGGCGAGGTCAACACGCTCATCACGCAGGTCGGCGAGCTCGTCCGCGACCTCGGCCTCGAACGCGACCTGGCCAGCCGCTACGTCGCCTCCGGCCGCTCCGGCGGCGAGCTGGACCGGCTCGCCGGCCAGCAGCGCATCGTCGACGTCAGCGTCGGCCGCGTGCTGTCCAGCGCCAAGAACACCGAGGGGTCCCTGTCCGAGATCGGCCGCCGCTCGCTCGACCGCATCAGGACCCGGCTCTCCCAGCTCCGCTCGCTGCGTGACACCGCGACCAAGACGCAGCTCCCGCCGCTCCCGACGATGGAGAAGTACTCCGAGACCATCGCCGAGCTGCTGCAGCTCTACGACGAGCTGGCTCAGGGCGCCGCGGACGAGCAGCTGATCTCCACCAGCGCCGCCCTGCGCGCCGTCGCGCGCGCGGAGGAGGAGGCGTCCAAGCAGCGCGGCCTGCTGGCGATCGCGCTGGAGCGCGGGTCGTTCGAGGAGACCGAGTTCAACGCCTTCCTCGACGCGGGGTCCAAGCGCAACAGCGAGCGGGCGGCCTTCCGCTCCGCCGCCACCCTGCAGCAGCGGCAGATGTTCGACGACACCGTCGCGAACCTCAAGATCGGCCGCGCCGAGTTCTACATCGACCGCGCCGTCCTGCTGCACAACAACGCCGTCGGCGTCGCCAGCAGCAACAACGTCACCGGCACCCGCTACCTGCGCCGGCTCGACACCGGCAGCAACGACGACGCCGGCCGCTGGTTCGACTCCATCAGCGACACCGTCGACCGCCTCCACCAGGTGCAGAAGAACCTGGGCGTGCAGGTCGCCACCCGCTCCACCGACGTCGCCAGCGCCGACAGGCAGCTCGCCGCGATCAACATCGCGATCGTGGTCGGCCTGCTGATCCTGGTCCTCGTGATCACCGCCATCATGGCGGGCTCGCTGGTCCGGCCGCTGCGCCGGCTCCGCGGCGACGCGCTCAAGATCGCCGGCCAGACCCTGCCCAACCTGGTCCGCCAGCTCCGCGAGACGGACGTCAGCCCCGACAAGCTCCGCGTGCCGCCCATCGAGATCAACTCCAAGGACGAGATCGGTGAAGTGGCGCGGGCCTTCGACGAGGTCCACCGCGAGGCGGTCCGCCTGGCGGGCGAGGAGTCCAAGCTGCGGGCGAACGTCAACGCGATGTTCGTGAACCTGTCGCGCCGCAGCCAGACGCTGGTGGAGCGGCAGATCACCCTGATCGACGGCCTGGAGCAGGGCGAGCAGGACGAGCAGCGGCTCGGCAACCTGTTCAAGCTGGACCACCTCGCGACCCGCATGCGGCGCAACAGCGAGAACCTGCTGGTGCTCGCCGGGCAGGAGCCGCCCCGCCGCTGGAGCCAGCCGGTCAAGCTGGTCGACGTCGCCCGCGCCTCCCTCTCCGAGGTCGAGAACTACGAGCGGGTCGTCCTGGAGGTGCCCGAGGGCGTCTCCATCGCCGGCCAGGCCGTCAACGACGTCATCCACCTGCTCGCCGAGCTGATCGAGAACGCCCTGTCGTTCTCCCCGCGCGAGACCCGCGTACCCGTCTCCGGCAGCAGGATCGACGGCGGCGGCATCATGCTGTCGATCACCGACTCCGGCATCGGCATGACGGCCGAGGAACTGGCCCAGGCCAACGACCGGCTCACCAACGCCCCCTCCGTGGACGTGTCGGTGTCCCGCCGCATGGGCCTGTTCGTGGTCGCCCGCCTGGCCCACCGGCACGGCATCCGCGTGCAGCTCCGGCCGCACGGCTCCGGCGGCCTGACCGCCATGGTCCTCATCCCCGAGTCGCTGCTCGGCGCGCAGGCCCCCTCGTACGCCGGCTCCGCCACGCCCGCCACCGCGGGCGCAGGGCAGCCGTCCCGCGAGGAGGCGTTCCCGTCGCCGCAGCCCGCGGGCGCCGGCTGGCCGGCCTCGACCTACCAGCTCGGTCCCGGGCATCCGTCGTACCCGTCGTACCCGTCGACGGAGCCCGCCGCGGCCGGCTCCCCGTGGGCGTCGGCGCCGCAGTGGCCCTCCGACAACGGCGGGGGCGGCGGCGCGGGCCATGGGGCAGGGGCCGGCGCGAGCAACTGGATGGCGAACAACTCCGCGCCCTCCTCGGACGTGTGGGTCTCCTCGCGCGGCCCGGTGACCGGCGAGACCACGGCGCTGCCGCGCCGGGGCGCCGCCCCGCCGGAGGAGCCCTCGCCCTGGACCCGCGCTCCCGCCGAGGAGCCGAGCCCGTGGACGCGCCCCGCCGGACGCCCGTCCGGCGGTGGCGGGCCGTCCTTCGACTTCCCCGAGACCGAGTCCGCCGCCACGGGTCCCATCCCCGTGGTCAAGCCGGCGGCGTCCGGGGACGAGTACCTGCCGATCTTCGCCTCCGTCGAGTCCGCCTGGTTCGAGCACGGCGGCGAGGGCAATGCGGCCACCTGGGGCTCCAGCAAGGCCGACGAGGGCTGGAGCGCGGCCAAGGCCGTGGTCGAGCCCGTACGGGACGGGGCGACGGCCTCCGGCCTGCCCAAGCGGGTGCCGAAGGCCAACCTGGTGCCCGGCTCGGCCGACACCGTCTCGGCCCCGAAGGGCGTCGCGCCCATGCCCGCCGTCTCGCCGGAACGGGTGCGCAGCCGCCTGTCGAGCTTCCAGCAGGGCTTCCGGGCCGCACGCGATGACATCAGCGAGGGCAGGACGTACGGGTCCGGCCCCAGGAGTGACAGCAGGGAGGAGGGCGCGTGAACGACCTGAGCCACGCGGCACGCGGGGTGGATTGGTTGATCACCGACTTCGTCAGCACGGTCCCGGGTGTCGCGCACGCGGTGGTCGTCTCGTCGGACGGGTTGCCGCTGGCCGCCTCGTCGGGCTTCCCGGCGGATCGCGCCGATCAGTTGGCGGCCATCGCGTCGGGTCTGGTGAGCCTGACGCAGGGCGCTGCCAGGGTGTTCGAGGGCGGGGCGGTCAACCAGACGATCGTGGAGATGCAGCGCGGGCTGATGCTGATCATGTCGATCAGCGACGGCTCGTGCCTGGCGGTCCTCGCGGCGCCCGACTGCGACATGGGTCTGGTCGCGTACCAGATGACGCTGATGGTCGACCGCGCCGGGCAGGTGCTGACCCCGGCTGTGCGCGCGGAGCTGCGTGCCAGCCAGACCAGGTGATGGAATGACGAACCCCACGTGGAACAGCGGCGGGTGGAACAGCGGCGGCTGGGAGCCCCCGCCGCCGCCTCAGCCCACTGCCGCCGATCCGGCCTCACCGGTGCGCCCGTACGCCGTCACCGGCGGGCGGACCGCCCCGAAGGTCAAGCTGGCGATGGAGGCCCTGGTGTCCTCGGCGACCGCCGAGCACCGGGAGTTCTCGCACATCACGCCCGAGTACAAGGCGATCAGCCAGCTCTGCCTGCAGGTGAGGTCGGTGGCGGAGGTCTCCGCGCTGTTGCGGATCCCGCTCGGCGTGGTGCGTGTCCTGATCGCTGACATGGCGGCCGAGGGCCTCGTGCGCGTGCACCAGCCGCAGCTCGATGCGGGTAGGCCGGACGTCAACCTGCTGGAAAGGGTGCTCAGTGGACTTCGCAGGCTCTAGCCCCGGCCTGACCTCGACGAAGATCGTCGTGGCCGGGGGCTTCGGGGTGGGTAAGACGACGTTCGTCGGCGCGGTGTCGGAGATCATGCCGCTGACGACCGAGGCCGTCATGACCGACGCCTCGGCGGGGATCGACGACCTCGGCATGACCCCCCTGAAGTCGACCACGACCGTGGCCATGGACTTCGGCCGGGTGTCCCTCGATCGCGACCTGATCCTGTATCTGTTCGGCACGCCCGGACAGCACCGGTTCTGGTTCATGTGGGACGACCTCGTACGCGGCGCCATCGGCGCGGTCGTGCTGGTCGACACCCGCCGGCTGGCCGACAGCTTCCCCGCCATCGACTACTTCGAAGAGGCGCAGCTCCCCTTCATCGTGGGCATCAACGGCTGGGACGGCCAATACCCCCACAGCGACGGCGAGGTCCGCGACGCCCTCACCCTGGCCCCCCACATCCCCATGGTGCGGCTCGACGCGCGCTCGAAGGACTCCGTCAAGGGCGCTCTCATCAACCTGGTCGAGCATGCTCTCACCGTTCGGATGGCCGTGCCAGGCTGGAGCGGCTGAGGAAGCGGATAGGCTGGAGTCTTAGACGTTCATTCGCTTCGAGGACTGGCCAACCACGTGTTCGAGACGCTTTCCGACCGCCTCACATCGGTTTTCTCCTCCCTTCGATCCAAGGGCCGGCTGTCCGATGCCGACATCGACGCCACCACCCGGGAGATCCGCATCGCGCTGCTGGAGGCCGATGTCGCGCTCCCGGTGGTCAAGGCGTTCGTCGCCCAGGTCAAGGAGCGCGCCCGCGGGGCCGAGGTGTCCCAGGCGCTCAACCCGGCGCAGCAGGTCGTCAAGATCGTCAATGACGAGCTGATCGAGATCCTCGGCGGCGAGACCCGCCGGCTCCGCCTCGCCAAGACGCCGCCCACCGTCATCATGCTGGCGGGTCTCCAGGGCGCGGGCAAGACGACCCTGGCGGGCAAGCTGGCCAGGTGGCTGCGCGAGCAGGGCCACGCGCCCATGCTGGTCGCCGCAGACCTGCAGCGTCCCAACGCCGTCCAGCAGCTCCAGGTCGTCGGCGAGCGGGCCGGGGTCGCCGTCTACGCGCCCGAGCCCGGCAATGGCGTCGGCGACCCGGTGGGCGTGGCCCGCGACTCGATCGACGAGGCCAGGCGGCTGCAGCACGACATCGTCATCATCGACACCGCCGGTCGCCTCGGCATCGACCAGGAGATGATGAAGCAGGCCGCCGACATCCGCGACGCGGTGCGGCCCGACGAGGTCCTGTTCGTCGTCGACGCCATGATCGGCCAGGACGCCGTCACCACGGCGCAGGCGTTCATGGAGGGCGTCGGCTTCGACGGCGTCGTGCTCACCAAGCTCGACGGCGACGCCCGCGGCGGCGCCGCGCTGTCGGTGCGGCACATCACCGGCCGGCCGATCATGTTCGCCTCCACCGGCGAGAAGCTGGAAGACTTCGACGCCTTCCACCCCGACCGGATGGCCTCCCGCATCCTCGACATGGGTGACATCCTCACCCTGATCGAGCAGGCCCAGAAGACGTTCGACGAGGAGCAGGCCGCCAAGATGGCGGGCAAGCTCACCTCGGGCGAGAACTTCACGCTGGAGGACTTCCTCGAGCAGATGATGATGGTCCAGAAGATGGGCCCCATCAAGAACCTGCTCGGCATGATGCCCGGCATGGGCCAGATGCGCGACCAGCTCAACGCCATCGACGACCGCGACCTCGACCGCATCGCCGCGATCATCCGTTCGATGACCCCGGCCGAGCGCCAGGATCCCAAGATCATCAACGGCTCCCGCCGCGCCCGCATCGCGGCCGGCTCCGGCGTCACGGTCAGCGCGGTCAGCAGCCTCGTCACCCGCTTCTTCGAGGCCCAGAAGATGATGAAGCGGGTCGCGGGCGGCATGGGCCTGCCCGGCATGCCGGGCGGCCGGGGCAAGGCGGCCAAGGCGCAGAAGAAGAACAAGAAGGGCCGGCGCGTCAGCGGCGACCCGCGCAAGGCGGCGCTGGAGAAGTCGTCGTCCGGCGCGGGCGACGGCCAGGCGCAGCCCAAGCAGGGCGGCATGCTGGGCAACCTGCACGGCAAGCTCCCTCCGGGCATGGAGCTGCCGCCCGGCTTCGACCCGTCCAAGCTCAAGCTGCCCGGCCAGAACTGACGCCGGGTCGCCTCGTTGCCGAGGCTTTGCGGGCATCGTCCCGCGAGTGGTCGTGGACAGTGACGGCGATCTGGCACAATGGCATGTTGGAACATCGTGTTCAGGTGGGCGCCCTCTCACCGACCCGCTGATCACGCCTGTCCCTGGAGCGTCGTCCTGTCGTGCCCCACTCGGCGCGGCGCCGCTCACCCACGCTCAAATGCAGGAGAGACCACACCCGTGGCAGTCAAGATCAAGCTCAAGCGGCTCGGCATGATCCGCAACGCTCAATACCGCATCGTCGTCGCCGACAGCCGCACCAAGCGTGACGGCCGGGCGATCGAGGAGATCGGCCTCTACCACCCGAAGGACGACCCTTCGCGGATCGAGATCAACGCCGAGCGTGCGGCCTACTGGCTGGGGGTCGGCGCCCAGCCGACCGAGCCGGTGCTCAAGCTGCTCAAGCTCACCGGCGACTGGCAGAAGTACAAGGGCGAGCCCGCCCCGGCGCCCCTCAAGGTCGCCGAGCCCAAGCCCGACCGGCACGCCATCTACGAGGCCGCGGCCAAGGAGGCCCTGTCCGGTGGCGACACCGGCACGGCCGCCACCACGCCGCGCAAGTCCAAGAAGAAGGACGAGTCCGAGGCCCCCGCCGAGACCCCGACCGAGGGCGAGGGCTGACGTGCTCGAGGAGGCCCTCGAGCACCTCGTGAAGGGCATCGTCGAACATCCCGACGATGTCCGGGTCCGCGCACGCCGCATTCGCAGCGGGCGCGTCCTGGAGGTCCGGGTGCACCCCGAGGACCTGGGCAAGGTCATCGGACGCGGCGGGCGCACCGCCAAGGCGCTGCGCACCGTCGTCAACGCCCTGGCCGACGGGAAGTACGTGCGGGTCGATCTGCTCGACCTGGACGAGGCAGTCCGTTAGCGTCAGGTTTTCCGCGCCCTCACCGGTTCGTGCCGGTGGGGGCGCTCCGCGTTAGAAAGGGCACGTACGTGCAGTTGGTCGTCGGCCGGATAGGCCGTCCGCACGGGGTACGCGGCGAGGTCACCGTCGAGGTGCGCACCGACGAGCCCGAGCGGCGCTTCGCCGTCGGCGCGTCGATCGCCACCGACCCGCCCGGCTCCGGGCCCCTGGTCGTGGCCGGGCGCCGCTGGCACAAGGGCGTCCTGCTGATGACGTTCGAGGGCGTCATCGGCCGCGACGCCGCCGAGGACCTCCGGGGCACCATGCTCGTCATCGACTCGGCCGACATCGAGCCCACCGGCGACCCCGACGAGTTCCACGACCACCAGCTCATCGGCCTGGCCGTCGAGACCGTCGCCGGCGAGCCCGTGGGTGAGGTGGAGGACGTCCTGCACCACGGTCAGGACCTCCTCGTGGTGCGCCGTGAGGGGCAGGAGGAGGCGCTCATCCCGTTCGTCAAGGCCCTGGTGCCCGAGGTCGACCTGGCGGGCGGCCGGCTGGTGGTCGATCCGCCGGAGGGGCTGCTCTGATGCGGCTCGACATCATCTCGATCTTCCCCGAGTACTTCGCGCCGCTCGACGTCTCGCTCATCGGCAAGGCGCGCGAGCGCGGCACCCTCGACGTACGGGTCCACCAGCTGCGCGACTGGACCCACGACGTGCACAAGACCGTGGACGACACCCCCTACGGCGGCGGCCCGGGCATGGTCATGAAGCCCGAGGTGTGGGGCGAGGCGATCGACGCGGTGATCGGTGACGGCTCGCCGCGGCTCGTCGTGCCGACGCCGAGCGGGCGGCCGTTCACCCAGGAGCTGGCGCAGGAGCTGGCGGGGGAGCCGTGGCTGCTGTTCGCCTGCGGCCGCTACGAGGGCATCGACTCCCGTGTCATGGCTGAATACGGCGGGCGGCTGCGCGTCGACGAGGTCAGCATCGGCGACTACGTCCTCGCCGGCGGCGAGGTCGCGGTGCTGGTCATGGTGGAGGCCGTCGGCCGGCTGCTGCCCGGCGTGCTGGGCAACGCCCAGTCGGCCGTCGACGACTCCTTCGCCCCCGGCTCCATGCGCAACCTCGTCGAGGGCCCCGTCTACACCAAGCCGCCCGTCTGGCGCGGCCACGAGGTGCCGGCCGTGCTGCTGTCCGGGCACCACGGCAAGGTCGCCCGGTGGCGGCGGGACGAGGCGCTGCGGCGCACCGTGCGCAACCGGCCCGACCTCGCGGCGGCGCTCGACCCGGAGACGCTCGACAAGCACGACAGGAAGCTTCTGGAGGAGCTGTCGTTTCGCGTCGAACGGGAAGATGTGGCAAACTGAATCGCTGCCAACCTCATGTTGGCCGCTAGCGCATGCCCGGAAACCGATCCGGGCCCACCGAAGACAGCAGGCGTGTCCACTTCGCTGCCGCGCTCGTCAGAGCTCGGCCGAGTGGACCTCCGCGTGCCCCCGAACTTTGAGGAATGACTCTCATGCACACGAAGATCCAGGAGCTCGAAAAGGCCGGCCTGCGCGCCGACGTGCCGAACTTCCGTCCCGGTGACACGCTCGAGGTCCACGTCCGCGTCGTCGAGGGCAACCGCTCCCGCGTCCAGCTCTTCAAGGGCTTCGTGCTGCGCCGGCAGGGCAGCGGCGCCCGCGAGACCTTCACCGTCCGCAAGGTCAGCTACGGCGTCGGTGTCGAGCGCACCTTCCCCGTGCACAGCCCGGTGATCGAGAAGATCGTGCTCGCCACCCGCGGCGACGTGCGCCGCGCCAAGCTCTACTACATGCGCGACCTGCGCGGCAAGGCCGCCCGCATCCGCGAGAAGCGCGAGACCCCGGCCGCCAAGTAAGCGCCCTTCGTCTCTTCGGAAAGCCCGTGCCCCTGTGGCGCGGGCTTTCGGTTTTTACGGCGGCGTTTCTTTTATGTGGAGCGACCCGTGCGTGGGTGTAACGTCGGTCGAGGCTTGTCGAGCCCGCACATCATCTAGGCTCGTCAGCGATGACTAGCGAGAGCCAGGAGCACGGCGCGCCGCGCCGCCCTGTCGAGGACGAGGTGGACGTGGTCGCGGAAGAGACTCAGAAACCGGCCAAGGGCGGCAAGAAGGAGAAGAAGGGGTCGTTCTGGAAAGAACTCCCCGTTCTGGTAGTAGTGGCCTTGGTGCTCGCCCTGATCATCAAGACGTTCGTGGTGCAGGCGTTCTACATCCCGTCGGAGTCGATGGAGAACACCCTGCTCAAGAACGACCGGGTGCTGGTCAACAAGCTCGTCTACCACACGCGCGACATCGAGCGGGGCGACGTCGTGGTCTTCTCCGGCGTCGACTCATGGGACGGCGAGTTCCAGATGGAGGAGCCGTCCAACCCGGTCGAGGGGTTCTTCCGATGGGTCGGCACGGCCTTCGGCATCGTGCCCGGCGAGAAGGACTACATCAAGCGCGTCATCGGGGTCGGCGGCGACCACGTCAAGTGCTGCGACTCCAAGGGCCGCATCACGGTCAACGGCACGCCCATCGACGAGGAGAGCTACCTCTACCCGGGCAACGTGCCCTCCGACCGGTTCTTCGACGTCACCGTGCCTCCAGGGCGGCTGTGGGTCATGGGTGACCACCGGTCGGTGTCGCTCGACTCCCGCTCCCACACCGGCGACCCCGGCGGCGGCTCCATCCCCGAGAGCCAGGTCATCGGACGGGCCTTCGTCATCGTCTGGCCCTTCGACCGGGCCGGTGTGCTGGAGATCCCCGACACCTTCGCGCAGCAGGGGCTCAAGGCCCTGGGCGGGGCGGTCCCGTTGGTCGCCGGGTTCGGGCTGGCCGTACCCTTGGTCGTGGCTCGTCGGCGCCGGCGCATGAGGAGGCGCTGATGGCCGTCACCAAGAAGGCGGAGGGTGTGGGCAAAGAGAAGAAGAAGGGCGGCTTCCGGGAGACGCTGCTCCTGCTGATCCTCGGCGTGGGGATCGCGCTGCTGCTCCAGGCGTTCGTGGTCGGCTCGTTCTACATCCCCTCGCAGTCCATGGAGAACACGCTGCTGATCAACGACCGCGTGTTCGTCAACAAGCTCTCGGGCAAGCCGGAGCGCGGCGACATCGTGGTCTTCAAGGGCTGGAACGGCGAGGACACCATCAAGCGCGTCATCGGCGTCGGCGGCGACCACGTCAAGTGCTGCGACGCCAAGAAGCGGATCACGGTCAACGGCACGGCGCTGGACGAGACCTCCTACCTCTATCCCGGTGATTTCGCCTCTGGCGAGAAGTTCGACGTCACGGTTCCGGCCGGAAAGCTGTGGCTGATGGGCGACCACCGCAGCGCCTCGGCCGACTCGCGGGCCCACATGGAGGAGCCCGGCCAGGGCTTCATCTCGGAGAACGACGTGATCGGCAAGGCCGTGGTGCGCTACTGGCCGCTGTCGCGGGGCTACCTGTTCGCGCGTCCCGACATTTTCGACAAAGTCAAGTAGACGGACTTTCGGTCGCGGGTTGCGGCGAATGGGGCGTACGCTGCCTCTGTCATGACAGTTGCGTTCCGCCCTCGACCGAGCGTCGTCCGGCGCGATTCCGGACTCTACGCCTACGAGCGGGCGCTGGCCCGCCGCGGCCTCACCCCGATCGCGGGCGTCGACGAGGCCGGCCGCGGCGCCTGCGCCGGCCCGCTCGTGGTGGCGGCCGTCGTCCTGCGCAGGCAGATCGACGGCCTCGGCGACTCCAAGCTCCTGACCCCGGCCGTGCGCGAACACCTCTACGAGCGCATCATGCGCGCCTCCCACGTAGGCGTAGTGATCATCCCGCCGGGGGAGATCGATGCCAAAGGTCTTCACAAATGCAACGTCTCAGGAATGCGGCGGGCCGTCGCCCGGTTGCCCTGTGACCCGGAGTACATCCTGACGGACGGTTTCCCGGTGCCGGGGCTGCCGGCGCCGTCACTGGCCGTCTGGAAGGGGGATCAGGTGGCCGCGTGCGTGGCGGCCGCGTCCATCGTGGCCAAGGTGACGAGGGACCGGCTGATGGTGGCGCTGGACGAGCGTTACCCGCAGTACGGTTTCGCCGAGCACAAGGGGTATGTGACCCCGGGACACCGGCTGGCGCTGTCGGCACACGGCCCGTGCCCGGACCACCGTTACTCCTTCGTCACGGTGGCCAGGGAGATGGGTGAGAATGAAATGGGGGCCGGGGTTGCCTGAGCAGGCAAACCGGGGGACCGGTACGACAGGAGGACCGCGATGAGCGCAGAGGATCTCGAAAAGTATGAAACCGAGATGGAGCTGCAGCTTTACCGCGAATACCGCGATGTCGTCGGGTTGTTCACATATGTTGTGGAGACCGAGCGGCGGTTCTATCTGACCAACTCGGTCGACCTCGACGTCCGCACCGCCGAGAACGGCGACGTCTTCTTCGACGTGAAGATGCAGGACGCCTGGGTGTGGGACATGTATCGGCCGGCGCGGTTCGTCAAGAACGTGCGGGTGGTCACGTTCAAGGACGTGAACGTGGAAGAGCTGGCCAAGGCCGACCTCGAGATGCCCAAGGAGGGGTTCTCCGGGTAGAGGGGGCGGGTGGCTGGGCGGCTGGGGGACGCCTGAGCTGGGGGCGTCCGCCTTCGCGCTCGTGTGGCGGGGCTGCCGGGCCCGGTGCCGCTGGCTCGCCACGGTCGCCCCAGTCGGTGGGGTCCTGAGGAGGGGGCGCTGCCGTCGTGCAGCGGCTTGACCCCGGCGTCGCTTTCATCCCGACGTACGCCGCGTCCTCGCCTTCTGCCGCGTCCTTGGCTTCGACCGCGTCTTGGCCTTGGATCGCGGCTCGTCTCCCGTCGTGGCTCTGCCTCGACCCGTGAGCATCCCGGCGACCGCGCCTTCTCCAACCGCGAGCACGACCACAGAGTGCGACTGCGTCCCCGATCGAGCACGACCGCGACTGCATCCCCGATCGTCAGCACGATCGCGACCTCCGCGCCAACCGCCCGCAGACAGCGCCCTGCCCCGACACAACTCAGCGCCGCTGCAACTCGGCCCGCCGATAGCGCCCCTCATGCAGGTGCATTGCCACCTCTGTCGCGAAAGCCCTTCACCTAGCCTCATCCAGAGGCCCCGCATCGAGCGGTCGGCCATCGCCCTCGCCTGTTGAAGCTGCGCCGCCTCGCCGCCGTGGTCCCGCTGTTCAGATCGATACGCGGTCTCTCCGCCTGCGCAGCCTCCTTGTGTGCTGCCTCCACCCGCGCCCCGAGCTACCCCGCTCGCATCTCTTGGGGACGTGCACCCTGCCCCTGGCGCACCCTGGCGAGTCCTCGATCCCCAACCCCGGCGCCTTACGCCCCCCACTGCCCCCGCCCAACGTCGGCCCATGCA is part of the Nonomuraea coxensis DSM 45129 genome and encodes:
- the ffh gene encoding signal recognition particle protein; the encoded protein is MFETLSDRLTSVFSSLRSKGRLSDADIDATTREIRIALLEADVALPVVKAFVAQVKERARGAEVSQALNPAQQVVKIVNDELIEILGGETRRLRLAKTPPTVIMLAGLQGAGKTTLAGKLARWLREQGHAPMLVAADLQRPNAVQQLQVVGERAGVAVYAPEPGNGVGDPVGVARDSIDEARRLQHDIVIIDTAGRLGIDQEMMKQAADIRDAVRPDEVLFVVDAMIGQDAVTTAQAFMEGVGFDGVVLTKLDGDARGGAALSVRHITGRPIMFASTGEKLEDFDAFHPDRMASRILDMGDILTLIEQAQKTFDEEQAAKMAGKLTSGENFTLEDFLEQMMMVQKMGPIKNLLGMMPGMGQMRDQLNAIDDRDLDRIAAIIRSMTPAERQDPKIINGSRRARIAAGSGVTVSAVSSLVTRFFEAQKMMKRVAGGMGLPGMPGGRGKAAKAQKKNKKGRRVSGDPRKAALEKSSSGAGDGQAQPKQGGMLGNLHGKLPPGMELPPGFDPSKLKLPGQN
- the rpsP gene encoding 30S ribosomal protein S16 translates to MAVKIKLKRLGMIRNAQYRIVVADSRTKRDGRAIEEIGLYHPKDDPSRIEINAERAAYWLGVGAQPTEPVLKLLKLTGDWQKYKGEPAPAPLKVAEPKPDRHAIYEAAAKEALSGGDTGTAATTPRKSKKKDESEAPAETPTEGEG
- a CDS encoding RNA-binding protein, with amino-acid sequence MLEEALEHLVKGIVEHPDDVRVRARRIRSGRVLEVRVHPEDLGKVIGRGGRTAKALRTVVNALADGKYVRVDLLDLDEAVR
- the rimM gene encoding ribosome maturation factor RimM (Essential for efficient processing of 16S rRNA), with protein sequence MQLVVGRIGRPHGVRGEVTVEVRTDEPERRFAVGASIATDPPGSGPLVVAGRRWHKGVLLMTFEGVIGRDAAEDLRGTMLVIDSADIEPTGDPDEFHDHQLIGLAVETVAGEPVGEVEDVLHHGQDLLVVRREGQEEALIPFVKALVPEVDLAGGRLVVDPPEGLL
- the trmD gene encoding tRNA (guanosine(37)-N1)-methyltransferase TrmD, with the translated sequence MRLDIISIFPEYFAPLDVSLIGKARERGTLDVRVHQLRDWTHDVHKTVDDTPYGGGPGMVMKPEVWGEAIDAVIGDGSPRLVVPTPSGRPFTQELAQELAGEPWLLFACGRYEGIDSRVMAEYGGRLRVDEVSIGDYVLAGGEVAVLVMVEAVGRLLPGVLGNAQSAVDDSFAPGSMRNLVEGPVYTKPPVWRGHEVPAVLLSGHHGKVARWRRDEALRRTVRNRPDLAAALDPETLDKHDRKLLEELSFRVEREDVAN
- the rplS gene encoding 50S ribosomal protein L19; translation: MHTKIQELEKAGLRADVPNFRPGDTLEVHVRVVEGNRSRVQLFKGFVLRRQGSGARETFTVRKVSYGVGVERTFPVHSPVIEKIVLATRGDVRRAKLYYMRDLRGKAARIREKRETPAAK
- the lepB gene encoding signal peptidase I, which gives rise to MTSESQEHGAPRRPVEDEVDVVAEETQKPAKGGKKEKKGSFWKELPVLVVVALVLALIIKTFVVQAFYIPSESMENTLLKNDRVLVNKLVYHTRDIERGDVVVFSGVDSWDGEFQMEEPSNPVEGFFRWVGTAFGIVPGEKDYIKRVIGVGGDHVKCCDSKGRITVNGTPIDEESYLYPGNVPSDRFFDVTVPPGRLWVMGDHRSVSLDSRSHTGDPGGGSIPESQVIGRAFVIVWPFDRAGVLEIPDTFAQQGLKALGGAVPLVAGFGLAVPLVVARRRRRMRRR
- the lepB gene encoding signal peptidase I, with product MAVTKKAEGVGKEKKKGGFRETLLLLILGVGIALLLQAFVVGSFYIPSQSMENTLLINDRVFVNKLSGKPERGDIVVFKGWNGEDTIKRVIGVGGDHVKCCDAKKRITVNGTALDETSYLYPGDFASGEKFDVTVPAGKLWLMGDHRSASADSRAHMEEPGQGFISENDVIGKAVVRYWPLSRGYLFARPDIFDKVK